Proteins from a single region of Bos indicus x Bos taurus breed Angus x Brahman F1 hybrid chromosome 29, Bos_hybrid_MaternalHap_v2.0, whole genome shotgun sequence:
- the LOC113886508 gene encoding mas-related G-protein coupled receptor member D-like, whose protein sequence is MENTLNSSGSRSSSPGPTPAPPDTVREVLDALVVFTCVGGIVGNGLVVWLLGFQRRRGPLGIYLLHLAVADLLFLLCSATLTVLSASSWGIHMHRLGPRAVRSAGYLAYTVSLSLLTAASAQSCLPGLFPTWYRGRWHRRLSAAVCAVFWLLAVLFIVPAWYFHDEAEHPHSWLGSKAETVLHFFTLVSFTPIMALSGMALCIQVQRSSPPWQRPLTRLYVAVLLCVFVFLACALPLGISGFLLYWLDLPQSAKTLFGHFTCFSLSVSSSTKPMIYILVGSGGRLSLREPLGAVLSRVLQEEPELEEREMPSTDPSDEGKLPKRKA, encoded by the exons ATGGAGAACACTCTCAACAGCAGCGGCTCCAGGAGCAGCAGTCCAGGCCCCACCCCGGCGCCCCCCGACACAGTACGGGAGGTGCTGGACGCGCTGGTCGTGTTCACCTGCGTGGGCGGCATCGTGGGCAACGGCCTGGTGGTCTGGCTGCTGGGCTTCCAGCGGCGGAGGGGCCCACTGGGCATCTACCTGCTCCACCTGGCCGTGGCtgacctcctcttcctcctctgctcGGCCACGCTGACCGTCCTGAGCGCCAGCTCCTGGGGGATCCACATGCACCGCCTGGGCCCCCGGGCGGTGAGGAGCGCCGGGTACCTGGCCTACACCGTGAGCCTGAGCCTGCTGACAGCCGCCAGTGCCCAGTCCTGCCTCCCCGGCCTCTTCCCCACCTGGTACCGGGGCCGCTGGCACCGGCGCCTGTCAGCTGCGGTGTGCGCCGTGTTCTGGCTGCTGGCCGTCCTGTTCATCGTGCCGGCCTGGTACTTCCATGACGAGGCTGAGCATCCCCACTCGTGGCTGGGGTCCAAGGCGGAGACCGTCTTGCACTTCTTCACCCTGGTCAGCTTCACACCCATCATGGCCCTGTCCGGCATGGCCCTCTGCATCCAGGTGCAGAGGAGCTCGCCCCCGTGGCAGCGGCCGCTCACGCGCCTCTACGTGGCCGTCCTGCTCTGCGTCTTCGTGTTCCTCGCCTGCGCCCTGCCCCTCGGCATCTCTGGGTTCCTGCTCTACTGGCTGGACCTGCCCCAGAGCGCGAAGACTCTCTTCGGCCATTTCACCTGCTTCTCTCTGTCCGTGAGCAGCAGCACCAAACCGATGATCTATATCCTGGTGGGCAGTGGGGGCCGCTTGAGCCTGAGGGAGCCCCTGGGAGCCGTGCTCAGCAGGGTGCTGCAGGAGGAGCCTGAGCTGGAGGAGCGGGAGATGCCCTCCACTGACCCCAGTGACGAG GGTAAACTCCCGAAGAGGAAGGCCTGA